The Campylobacter concisus genome has a window encoding:
- the fdh3B gene encoding formate dehydrogenase FDH3 subunit beta — MSAFNDNNRLKFYCDTDRCIDCNGCAVACDEAHELPIGVRRRRVVTLNEGMPGKEISTSIACMHCEDAPCSLVCPVDCFYIRADGIVLHDKDICIGCGYCLYACPFGAPQFPKDGAFGARGVMDKCTMCAGGPLPTNSEEEREVYGQDRISEGKVPVCAAMCSTKALLVGESDVIEKIYNDRVTARGYGEKDLKQTTVWKIAYYAGDRLKLKA, encoded by the coding sequence ATGAGCGCATTTAACGATAACAATAGACTTAAATTTTACTGCGACACAGATAGATGCATTGATTGCAACGGTTGCGCGGTAGCGTGTGATGAAGCTCATGAGTTGCCTATCGGCGTTAGAAGACGCCGCGTCGTCACACTAAATGAAGGTATGCCTGGTAAAGAAATTTCAACGTCAATCGCATGTATGCACTGCGAAGATGCGCCTTGTTCGCTTGTTTGCCCAGTTGATTGTTTCTACATCAGAGCTGATGGCATTGTGCTTCACGATAAAGATATCTGCATAGGCTGCGGATACTGCTTGTATGCTTGCCCATTTGGCGCACCGCAATTCCCTAAAGATGGTGCGTTTGGCGCAAGAGGCGTAATGGATAAATGCACCATGTGTGCAGGCGGTCCGCTACCAACTAATAGTGAAGAAGAGCGCGAAGTATATGGACAAGATAGAATTTCTGAGGGCAAAGTGCCAGTTTGTGCTGCGATGTGCTCTACAAAGGCTTTGTTAGTTGGTGAGTCAGATGTGATCGAGAAAATCTACAATGACAGAGTTACCGCAAGAGGCTATGGCGAAAAAGACCTAAAGCAAACTACTGTTTGGAAGATCGCTTACTACGCTGGCGACAGACTAAAACTAAAAGCGTAA
- the truA gene encoding tRNA pseudouridine(38-40) synthase TruA: protein MKIQLIYSYDGSKFQGSQTQPHENGVEDELARALAHVGIFERVISSSRTDKSVHANNQSSSVVCGDYFKDLRRLQDLINRHAHPSIHIKRINLVDDSFQARFDAVARSYRYVIDHGKFDVFSSNYKVFLPKFDIKKANEILRNFIGEHDFSAYMKTGSDTKSPVREIYKAFCYARKEQTIIIFKANGFLRGQVRLMVANLLKALKQKDGSELIKASLNGRPALTRIPAPAEGLYLNRVFYKFS from the coding sequence ATGAAAATTCAGCTAATCTACAGCTACGATGGCTCGAAATTTCAAGGCTCACAGACCCAGCCACACGAAAACGGCGTAGAGGATGAACTTGCTCGCGCCCTAGCTCACGTTGGCATTTTTGAAAGAGTGATCTCTAGCTCGCGCACCGATAAAAGCGTGCACGCAAACAACCAAAGCTCAAGTGTCGTTTGCGGCGATTACTTTAAAGACTTGAGACGCTTACAGGATCTTATAAACCGCCATGCACATCCAAGCATTCACATAAAACGCATAAATTTGGTGGATGATAGCTTTCAAGCGAGATTTGATGCGGTCGCAAGATCGTATAGATATGTGATAGATCATGGCAAATTTGATGTTTTTAGCTCAAATTACAAGGTATTTTTGCCTAAATTTGATATCAAAAAGGCAAATGAAATTTTGCGAAATTTTATCGGTGAGCATGATTTTAGCGCATATATGAAAACTGGGAGCGACACAAAAAGCCCAGTGCGCGAAATTTATAAAGCGTTTTGCTATGCACGCAAAGAGCAAACTATCATAATTTTTAAGGCAAATGGCTTTTTGCGTGGTCAAGTGCGCCTCATGGTTGCAAATTTGTTAAAAGCGCTAAAGCAAAAAGACGGCAGCGAGCTCATCAAAGCTTCACTAAATGGACGTCCTGCCCTAACTCGCATACCAGCACCTGCTGAAGGGCTATATCTAAATAGAGTTTTTTATAAATTTAGCTAA
- a CDS encoding formate dehydrogenase subunit alpha, translated as MSEARLNTTPNNIGRRSFLKMAALASTCGAAGFAASNVTREATAQEMANPFPDSKIVKTVCTVCSVGCGVLAEVENGAWVRQEVAQDHPVSAGGHCCKGADVIDMVRSHCRVKYPMKKVGGKWQRISMTQALDEIGAKLKAYREKNPEQVMFLGSAKDSNEQSYYISKFSAMFGTNNLDHQARIUHSATVAGVANTWGYGAMTNHLGDIQNAKSIFIIGANPAVNHPVGFRHFLKAKENNGAKLIVVDPRYTRTAAKADYFAQIRPGTDIPFMYGMMNLIFENGWEDKKFIDERTYGIDEIRKEAAKWTPEVVEDVTGVSAATLKEITEIYAKNRPGSVVWAMGLTQHTIGSSNTRIAPILQLVLGNMGVSGGGCNILRGHDNVQGASDMANAPDSLPGYYAKNEATWKYFAKMWKVDYEWLQGNFVKPEWMMKPGFTLARWWAGVLDGKDGNDAIENAGDSLKALVVIGNGITSTAQQAKVQEGLDGLELLVLMDPFVNDAGVITNKKDGVYLLPAATQYETSGTVVATNRSGQWRSQVCKPLYESMPDHEVLFELAKRIGFYDELTRTIRDADGKIEWPEAATREIANIVKSIGLTGWTPERLKRHQENWDKFDEKTLMGKEGTDVAGEYYGLPWPCWTEKHPGSPNLYDISKPVMQGGMGFRNRFGLEHNGVNQLAAMGSAPEQGVINGGYPEITKKNIEEVLGIKLTDEEREKMGATWATDGSGIIAEKCMQKGIAPYGNARARAIVWTFVDQIPQHREPIHSQRQDLAQKYPSFEDKPNHYRVYTKYKSLQQSKDFSKEFPINLITARLVNFSGAGMETRASKYLSRITPEMFADIHPELAAKHGIKNWDFVWVHSPEGTKIKVRARIVPSVKPNMIFLPFHWAGYMQGVDMTGNFPEGTRPFAVGESANTVTNYGYDIVTQIPETKGGLCRIERA; from the coding sequence ATGTCTGAAGCTAGATTAAACACTACGCCAAACAACATCGGTCGTAGATCGTTTTTAAAAATGGCTGCATTAGCAAGTACTTGTGGCGCGGCTGGCTTTGCAGCAAGCAATGTCACAAGAGAAGCAACAGCTCAAGAGATGGCAAACCCATTTCCAGACTCAAAAATAGTAAAAACTGTCTGCACAGTTTGCTCTGTAGGATGCGGAGTATTAGCAGAGGTAGAAAATGGTGCATGGGTACGTCAAGAAGTAGCACAAGATCACCCAGTAAGTGCTGGTGGTCACTGCTGTAAAGGTGCAGACGTTATCGATATGGTGCGCTCACACTGCCGTGTAAAATATCCGATGAAAAAAGTTGGCGGCAAGTGGCAACGCATCTCTATGACGCAAGCACTTGACGAGATCGGCGCAAAGCTAAAAGCTTACCGCGAGAAAAATCCAGAGCAAGTTATGTTTTTGGGTTCAGCAAAAGATAGCAATGAGCAGAGCTACTACATCAGTAAATTCTCTGCGATGTTTGGGACAAACAACCTAGATCACCAAGCAAGAATTTGACATAGCGCAACAGTCGCCGGTGTGGCGAATACGTGGGGTTATGGAGCTATGACAAATCACCTTGGAGATATCCAAAACGCGAAGTCTATCTTTATAATCGGCGCAAATCCAGCAGTAAATCACCCAGTTGGTTTTAGACACTTTTTAAAAGCAAAAGAGAATAATGGCGCAAAACTAATCGTTGTCGATCCAAGATACACAAGAACTGCGGCAAAGGCTGATTATTTCGCACAAATTCGCCCAGGCACAGACATACCATTTATGTATGGCATGATGAATCTCATCTTTGAAAATGGCTGGGAAGATAAGAAATTTATAGATGAGCGCACATACGGCATCGATGAGATCCGTAAAGAGGCTGCAAAATGGACACCAGAAGTCGTTGAAGATGTGACTGGAGTGAGCGCTGCAACACTAAAAGAGATCACAGAAATTTATGCTAAAAACCGCCCTGGCTCAGTCGTTTGGGCGATGGGTCTAACTCAGCACACAATAGGCAGCTCAAATACTCGTATAGCTCCGATCTTGCAACTAGTTCTTGGCAACATGGGCGTAAGTGGTGGCGGATGCAACATCCTAAGAGGCCACGACAACGTTCAGGGCGCTAGCGACATGGCAAACGCACCTGACAGCTTGCCTGGATACTACGCTAAAAACGAAGCTACATGGAAATATTTTGCCAAAATGTGGAAAGTGGATTACGAGTGGTTACAAGGAAATTTCGTAAAACCAGAGTGGATGATGAAGCCTGGATTTACTCTAGCTCGCTGGTGGGCTGGTGTGCTTGATGGCAAAGATGGCAACGACGCTATTGAAAACGCAGGCGATAGCCTAAAAGCTCTTGTAGTTATAGGTAACGGCATAACATCTACTGCGCAACAAGCAAAGGTTCAAGAGGGTCTTGACGGACTTGAGCTTTTAGTGCTTATGGATCCATTTGTAAATGATGCTGGCGTTATCACTAATAAAAAAGATGGCGTTTATCTTCTCCCAGCAGCAACTCAATACGAAACTAGCGGCACAGTCGTAGCTACAAACAGAAGTGGTCAATGGAGAAGCCAAGTATGTAAGCCACTTTATGAGAGCATGCCAGATCATGAAGTTTTATTTGAACTAGCTAAACGCATAGGTTTCTATGATGAGCTAACTCGCACTATAAGGGACGCTGATGGCAAGATAGAGTGGCCAGAAGCTGCTACCCGCGAGATAGCAAATATCGTAAAAAGCATCGGACTTACAGGCTGGACACCTGAACGCCTAAAACGTCACCAAGAGAACTGGGATAAATTTGATGAAAAAACACTTATGGGCAAAGAGGGCACTGACGTAGCTGGTGAGTATTATGGCTTGCCATGGCCTTGCTGGACAGAAAAGCACCCTGGTAGTCCAAATTTATATGATATAAGCAAACCAGTAATGCAAGGTGGTATGGGATTTAGAAACCGCTTTGGTTTAGAGCATAACGGCGTTAATCAGCTTGCTGCAATGGGCTCTGCTCCAGAACAAGGCGTGATAAATGGCGGATATCCTGAGATAACTAAGAAAAATATCGAAGAGGTTCTTGGCATAAAACTTACAGATGAAGAGCGTGAAAAAATGGGCGCTACATGGGCGACTGATGGCAGTGGTATAATCGCTGAAAAATGTATGCAAAAAGGCATAGCTCCATACGGCAATGCACGTGCTAGAGCGATAGTTTGGACATTTGTTGATCAGATCCCTCAGCATAGAGAGCCTATCCACTCACAGCGTCAAGATCTTGCGCAAAAATATCCAAGCTTTGAGGATAAACCAAATCACTACCGCGTCTATACGAAGTATAAGAGCTTGCAACAAAGTAAGGACTTCTCAAAAGAATTCCCTATCAACCTCATCACAGCTCGTCTCGTAAATTTCAGTGGTGCTGGTATGGAGACGCGTGCTAGCAAGTATCTATCACGCATTACGCCTGAGATGTTTGCCGACATCCACCCAGAGCTAGCGGCTAAACATGGCATTAAAAATTGGGATTTTGTTTGGGTTCATTCACCTGAGGGCACTAAGATCAAGGTTCGCGCAAGGATCGTGCCATCGGTTAAGCCTAATATGATCTTCTTGCCATTCCACTGGGCTGGATATATGCAAGGTGTTGATATGACTGGAAATTTCCCTGAGGGAACAAGACCTTTTGCAGTTGGCGAGAGCGCAAATACCGTAACAAACTACGGATATGACATAGTCACTCAAATTCCAGAAACAAAAGGCGGTCTTTGCCGCATAGAAAGGGCATAA
- a CDS encoding TorD/DmsD family molecular chaperone, with amino-acid sequence MSTKEEFAAGRKLYYATFSKFFVFSEDEKRFDGLSKMLDLIEEYSLNDEVSHAVANIKSKFNEKSPENLITEFDDIFHTPPSPLRNSLSFYDEGYEVGHVCADVRKILAKTNIRRDESKFKENEDNVGFVFTLMNEFIGKFDECEEELFKNIINPNIDEFIENLYEHKNSEIYKDVAVLLNEFIAFERVALNSPKPVKIDHKKSDGLSRSESIRREKNRIRKLRTEGTYAK; translated from the coding sequence GTGAGCACAAAAGAGGAATTTGCAGCTGGCAGAAAACTTTACTACGCTACTTTCTCTAAATTCTTCGTATTTAGTGAAGATGAAAAGAGATTTGATGGCCTTAGTAAAATGCTTGATCTCATAGAAGAATACAGCCTAAATGATGAAGTCTCGCATGCTGTAGCTAATATAAAAAGTAAATTTAATGAAAAAAGTCCAGAGAATTTGATCACCGAATTTGATGACATTTTTCACACTCCGCCAAGTCCGCTTCGAAACTCGCTCTCTTTTTACGATGAGGGTTATGAAGTGGGTCATGTTTGTGCTGATGTGCGTAAAATTTTAGCTAAGACAAACATCAGAAGAGATGAGAGCAAATTTAAAGAGAATGAAGATAACGTGGGCTTTGTCTTTACACTTATGAACGAGTTTATCGGTAAATTTGACGAGTGCGAAGAGGAGCTTTTTAAAAATATTATAAATCCAAACATTGATGAGTTTATAGAAAATTTATATGAGCATAAAAATAGTGAAATTTACAAGGATGTGGCCGTTTTGCTAAACGAATTTATCGCGTTTGAGCGCGTGGCACTAAACTCACCAAAACCGGTCAAGATAGACCACAAAAAGAGCGATGGTCTTTCAAGATCTGAAAGCATAAGAAGAGAAAAAAATAGGATAAGAAAACTAAGAACGGAGGGTACATATGCAAAATAG
- a CDS encoding prepilin peptidase codes for MDILVIFFAVFAFVFGICVGSFSNVLIYRLPRNESINFPASHCPKCSHKLNFYHNIPLFSWLFLGGKCAFCKQKISLVYLLVELASGLFFLICFFKECGEILSVETLLYALFLGLCFIMLLALSVIDIRYKAVPDALLFAALFFAFAYALLLFIFKGNFAQILNLILFGLLFWALRFVVSYAMKKEAMGSADIFIAAIIGAILPAKLSLVAIYLAALLTLPVYAIVRKKGYELAFVPFLSLGLLVTYAFDAQILEILRFIYE; via the coding sequence ATGGATATTTTGGTCATATTTTTTGCTGTTTTTGCTTTTGTTTTTGGCATCTGCGTGGGGTCATTTTCAAATGTGCTGATATATCGTTTGCCACGAAATGAAAGCATAAATTTCCCAGCCTCACACTGTCCAAAATGCTCTCACAAGCTAAATTTTTATCACAATATCCCACTTTTTTCATGGCTATTTTTAGGCGGAAAATGCGCCTTTTGCAAGCAAAAGATAAGCCTTGTCTATCTGCTGGTTGAGCTAGCCTCTGGATTGTTTTTTCTGATCTGCTTTTTTAAAGAGTGCGGCGAAATTTTAAGCGTAGAAACCTTGCTTTATGCGCTATTTTTAGGGCTTTGCTTTATCATGCTACTAGCCCTTAGCGTCATAGACATAAGGTATAAAGCCGTGCCAGATGCGCTTCTTTTTGCGGCGCTATTTTTTGCATTTGCCTATGCCTTGCTACTTTTTATCTTTAAAGGAAATTTTGCTCAAATTTTAAATTTAATCCTCTTTGGTCTTTTGTTTTGGGCACTGAGATTTGTCGTGAGCTATGCGATGAAAAAAGAAGCCATGGGCAGTGCCGACATATTTATCGCAGCGATCATCGGAGCCATTTTGCCGGCCAAGCTATCCCTTGTGGCGATCTATCTGGCGGCACTTCTTACGCTCCCAGTCTATGCGATCGTTCGCAAAAAGGGCTACGAGTTAGCCTTTGTGCCGTTTTTAAGCCTGGGACTGCTTGTCACCTACGCTTTTGACGCGCAAATTTTAGAAATTTTAAGGTTCATTTATGAGTAG
- a CDS encoding LptF/LptG family permease — protein MSRVNKYLLFNFLGTFASLFSTLFLIMSIVFFIQIARITSYIEISFGELFKLYSFMLPRVLLFVVPIAFFVSLAMTLFRLSKENESIVIFTLGGSPNKIARFFLAFSALLSAALLVVAIVMIPIAAQLNANFIDYKKTVAKLNLKPTQFGQKFSDWMVYVGSESEDKNGTTYKDIVMFNPFVKDSQRLITAKNAKIINVGQSVELSLNEGKMYDIRDEIYHQSNFKSMKIRTAQSEEISDVGSIKEYWMEAASSDKRRKDLSTYVLVALFPLVSTLFAISLGIVTYRYEKGMVYVGTFGVLFGYFTLIMLFSSKPALAIPLIFFVFLLAGVLLYKAKITRRY, from the coding sequence ATGAGTAGAGTAAATAAATATCTTTTGTTTAACTTTTTAGGCACGTTTGCATCGCTATTTAGTACGCTTTTTTTGATCATGTCGATCGTCTTTTTCATCCAGATCGCGCGTATCACCTCATATATCGAGATCAGCTTTGGCGAGCTCTTTAAACTCTACTCATTTATGCTCCCACGCGTACTGCTCTTTGTCGTGCCTATCGCATTTTTCGTCTCACTTGCGATGACGCTTTTTCGGCTATCAAAAGAGAATGAAAGTATCGTTATCTTCACACTTGGTGGCTCGCCAAATAAAATAGCAAGATTTTTCCTCGCATTTTCAGCCCTTTTAAGCGCTGCCTTGCTGGTAGTTGCCATCGTCATGATACCGATAGCCGCCCAGCTAAATGCAAATTTCATCGACTATAAAAAGACGGTCGCAAAGCTAAATTTAAAGCCAACCCAGTTTGGACAAAAATTCTCCGACTGGATGGTCTATGTGGGCAGTGAAAGCGAAGATAAAAATGGCACAACCTACAAAGATATCGTGATGTTTAATCCCTTTGTCAAAGACTCACAGCGCCTAATAACCGCTAAAAACGCAAAGATCATAAACGTGGGTCAAAGCGTGGAGCTCTCTTTAAACGAGGGCAAAATGTATGACATCAGAGATGAAATTTATCATCAAAGCAACTTCAAATCGATGAAGATAAGAACCGCCCAAAGCGAGGAGATAAGCGACGTTGGCAGCATCAAAGAGTACTGGATGGAGGCAGCTAGCAGCGATAAACGTAGAAAAGACCTTAGCACTTACGTCCTAGTGGCGCTATTTCCGCTTGTAAGCACGCTCTTTGCTATCAGCCTTGGCATCGTCACATATAGATATGAAAAAGGCATGGTCTATGTGGGCACTTTTGGCGTTTTGTTTGGATATTTTACGCTCATAATGCTCTTTTCATCAAAGCCAGCACTTGCGATACCGCTCATATTTTTCGTATTTTTACTAGCTGGCGTCTTGCTTTATAAAGCCAAGATCACACGAAGATACTGA
- a CDS encoding twin-arginine translocation signal domain-containing protein has product MQNRREFLKKVGLVGAVAASGAVAANANENLKSGKSKKTEVLYKRSKNWELYYKQAK; this is encoded by the coding sequence ATGCAAAATAGACGCGAATTTCTAAAAAAAGTCGGTCTAGTTGGCGCTGTGGCAGCAAGTGGTGCGGTAGCAGCAAATGCTAATGAAAATTTAAAATCAGGAAAGAGTAAAAAGACCGAAGTGCTTTATAAAAGAAGCAAAAACTGGGAACTTTACTACAAACAAGCAAAATAA
- a CDS encoding molybdopterin oxidoreductase family protein, with the protein MQKIVQTTCPYCGTGCGIDLIVENGRIVDAKPTDNHHVNDGELCLKGMFGWEFVNSPKRLTKPMMRKLNGEFNKEGKLEEVSFEEVYEFLGKTFKNSVEKYGPSSIMGFSSARSNNEDNYVFQKFFRALGSNNVDHCARLUHAPTVAGLASTLGNGTMTNDLVEFATDTDVFLLIGTNTSECHPIIAMQMQRGLERGAKMIVVDPKRTDMAKKADIFLQIPVGSNIKTLNTMMNVIISENLQDTEFIEKYAEGFEYLKEAVKDFTPERFERETGVKKELITEAARMYAKAGSAAICYTMGITQFSDGTSNVFSLSNLAILTGNLGKKGAGVNPLRGQNNVQGSCDMGALPNVIPAGAVNSAYAQEQARKVWHFELNPVPGFKLTYAPDKMDSGELKVLYVYGENPVMSDPWTEHFVHATHHLDCFIVQDLFFTESAQKADVVLPAAGWGEKDGTFINTSRRVQRTRKASEPVGGVEPDWKVVCNIAKAMGLEGFDFLSAEEVWDELRKLMPKFFGGISYYRLEKLGGISWPCPDEDHPGTPDLYTDHKSMLPDGKFRLAPVLYADDKDKRASMEAEFKAKMHIPDGYPVGSGAMSEVPDEVYPCLFTTGRKVYHYHTGTMTRECPPLEYGAGIEGPLIEVSPDIARERELEDGCYAMVENKRGRIAAKLRVNPDLRESTIFTTFHYSEADGNELANAQDHDPLSGITPLKITIANIKRLSEEEYIAFRQQNEMSMHSEKPYLSPVRS; encoded by the coding sequence ATGCAAAAGATTGTTCAAACAACCTGTCCGTATTGCGGAACTGGTTGCGGCATAGACCTTATCGTAGAAAACGGTAGGATAGTCGATGCAAAGCCGACTGATAACCACCATGTAAATGATGGCGAGTTGTGCTTAAAAGGTATGTTTGGTTGGGAATTTGTAAATTCTCCAAAACGTTTAACTAAACCAATGATGAGAAAACTAAACGGAGAGTTTAACAAAGAGGGCAAACTTGAAGAGGTTAGCTTTGAAGAGGTTTATGAATTTTTAGGAAAGACTTTTAAAAATAGCGTAGAAAAATATGGTCCAAGCTCTATCATGGGCTTTAGTTCAGCTCGTTCAAACAACGAAGACAACTATGTATTTCAAAAATTCTTTCGTGCTTTAGGAAGTAACAATGTAGATCACTGCGCTCGTCTTTGACACGCTCCAACAGTGGCAGGTCTTGCCAGCACCCTTGGAAACGGAACGATGACAAACGATCTTGTTGAATTTGCGACTGATACAGATGTATTTTTACTAATAGGCACAAACACAAGCGAATGCCACCCGATCATCGCTATGCAGATGCAAAGAGGCTTAGAGCGTGGTGCAAAAATGATCGTTGTGGATCCAAAACGCACCGATATGGCTAAAAAAGCGGATATTTTCTTGCAAATTCCAGTTGGCTCAAACATCAAAACATTAAACACAATGATGAACGTCATCATCTCTGAAAATTTACAAGATACAGAATTTATCGAAAAATATGCAGAGGGTTTTGAGTACTTAAAAGAAGCCGTAAAAGACTTCACTCCTGAGAGATTTGAGCGTGAGACTGGTGTCAAAAAAGAGCTTATCACTGAGGCTGCTAGGATGTATGCAAAAGCTGGCAGTGCTGCCATTTGCTACACTATGGGTATCACTCAGTTTAGCGACGGCACATCAAATGTATTCTCGCTTTCAAATTTAGCGATATTAACAGGAAATTTAGGTAAAAAGGGCGCTGGAGTAAATCCACTTCGTGGCCAAAACAACGTTCAAGGCTCATGCGATATGGGCGCACTACCTAACGTCATCCCAGCAGGTGCAGTAAATAGCGCTTATGCACAAGAGCAAGCTCGCAAAGTTTGGCACTTCGAGCTTAATCCAGTGCCTGGCTTTAAACTAACATACGCACCTGATAAGATGGATAGCGGCGAGCTAAAAGTGCTTTACGTTTACGGCGAAAACCCTGTTATGAGTGACCCTTGGACAGAGCACTTTGTGCATGCTACACATCACCTAGACTGCTTTATCGTGCAAGATCTATTCTTTACTGAAAGTGCTCAAAAAGCTGACGTTGTCTTACCTGCAGCTGGTTGGGGTGAGAAAGATGGTACATTTATCAACACATCTCGCCGTGTTCAAAGAACTAGAAAAGCAAGCGAGCCAGTAGGTGGCGTAGAGCCTGACTGGAAAGTAGTTTGCAACATCGCAAAAGCTATGGGACTTGAGGGATTTGACTTCTTAAGTGCAGAAGAGGTTTGGGACGAGCTTAGAAAACTAATGCCTAAATTCTTTGGCGGTATCAGCTATTATAGGCTTGAAAAACTAGGTGGCATCAGCTGGCCATGCCCTGATGAAGATCACCCAGGCACACCTGATCTTTATACCGATCACAAATCAATGCTACCTGATGGTAAATTCCGCCTAGCTCCAGTGCTTTACGCTGACGATAAAGATAAGCGTGCGAGCATGGAGGCTGAATTTAAAGCCAAAATGCATATACCTGATGGCTATCCAGTAGGCTCAGGTGCGATGAGCGAAGTACCAGATGAGGTCTATCCTTGCTTATTTACAACAGGTAGAAAAGTTTATCACTACCACACAGGTACGATGACTAGAGAGTGCCCACCGCTAGAGTATGGTGCTGGTATCGAAGGTCCGCTAATCGAAGTAAGCCCTGATATCGCAAGAGAAAGAGAGCTAGAAGATGGCTGCTACGCAATGGTAGAGAATAAACGTGGTAGGATCGCAGCTAAACTTCGCGTAAATCCTGACCTTAGAGAAAGCACGATATTTACGACTTTCCACTATAGTGAGGCTGACGGTAACGAGCTTGCAAACGCACAAGACCACGACCCACTCTCAGGTATCACACCTCTTAAGATCACTATAGCTAACATAAAAAGGTTAAGCGAAGAGGAGTATATAGCATTTAGGCAACAAAACGAGATGTCTATGCACTCTGAAAAACCTTATCTTTCACCTGTTAGATCATAA
- the uppS gene encoding polyprenyl diphosphate synthase — MNKLNHLAIIMDGNGRWAKKRGFLRTNGHEAGANVVSDMCEFCIDNGVKILSLYAFSTENWKRPQKEVDFLMNLLKKFLFLKRDDFIKNGIKFNMIGDISPFSDELKNEIEITKDATRENTNLLLNLAINYGSKDEIIRAVRKLNLKGCEINEASLNAALDESEPVDLLIRTGGESRLSNFMLWQASYAELFFTPTLWPDFGKDELASIVAKFKDIERRFGGV, encoded by the coding sequence TTGAACAAACTTAACCACCTTGCTATCATCATGGACGGCAACGGACGCTGGGCGAAAAAGCGCGGATTTTTGCGAACAAATGGGCACGAGGCCGGAGCAAATGTGGTGAGCGATATGTGCGAATTTTGTATCGATAATGGGGTGAAAATTTTAAGCCTTTATGCATTTAGCACCGAAAACTGGAAAAGACCGCAAAAAGAGGTTGATTTTTTGATGAATTTGCTTAAAAAATTTCTTTTTTTAAAGCGTGATGATTTTATAAAAAATGGGATCAAATTTAACATGATCGGCGACATCTCGCCATTTAGTGACGAGCTAAAAAATGAGATAGAGATCACCAAAGACGCAACAAGGGAAAATACAAATTTACTTTTAAATTTAGCGATAAACTACGGCTCAAAAGACGAGATCATAAGAGCTGTGCGAAAACTAAATTTAAAAGGCTGCGAGATAAATGAAGCGAGCCTAAATGCGGCACTTGATGAGAGTGAGCCGGTGGATCTTCTCATTAGAACTGGTGGCGAGAGCAGACTTTCAAATTTCATGCTCTGGCAGGCAAGCTACGCGGAGCTGTTTTTCACGCCAACACTTTGGCCTGACTTTGGTAAGGATGAGCTTGCAAGCATCGTTGCTAAATTTAAAGATATAGAGCGAAGATTTGGCGGGGTTTAG